In the genome of Campylobacter helveticus, the window TGGCAAGAAATTAAAGTGCATAATTTAGCCCCAAATACCCTCATTTTGCCTCTTGCGGTGTGGGATTATAGTTTAGAATACGCAAATTTTTTACACTTTTTACAAGAACTTAAAGAGGCACAAATTTCTATTTTAAATCCCCACCACATCTTAAAAATGAACGCGGATAAAAGCTATCTTAAAGTCTTAGAAAAAGCAAATTTACCTATTATTCCTAGTGTGATTTTTAGACAAAATGAGGATTTTAATTTAAGCCAAATTTCTTTTAAAAAAGCCGTCATTAAGCCTTTAGTTGGGCAAAGTGGTAAGGGGGTGCGATTTTTAGAGCAAAAAAGACCTAGCAAAGAAGAATTCCCGCACGGTGCACTCATTCAGCCCTTTATAGAAAGTGTGGAGGAGCTTGGGGAGTTTTGCTTTATATTTTTTGGTGGCAAATTTCATTACGCTATCTACAGACAAACGCAAAAAAACTGGAGAGCAAATTCAAATTATGGTGTGAAAATAGCCCCTCTCATAAACCCAAACAAATCCCACATTAACCTAGCCACAAAAGCTTTAAAAGCACTTAAAGCTTCAAATTTACTTTATGCTAGAGTGGATTTACTTCCGCAAAAAAATGGTAATGCCCTTATCAACGAAGTCGAACTGATAGAGCCTAGTTTGTATTTTGATTTCCACGAAAATGCTCTGGATAAATTTATAAAAAATTTACTTTATTTTTATCAAAAAACTAATTGTTAGTCTATTTTTGTTAGAATTAGGCTTTTTAAAATAAAATGAGGTAAGTAATGATACAGGCAGAAAAAATTTGGCTTGACGGAAAATTAGTTGATTTTAAGGATGCGACCTTACACTTCCTAACCCACTCTTTACACTATGGGAATGCTGTATTTGAAGGAACAAGGGCGTATAAAACGCAAAATGGCTTGGCGATTTTTAGACTAGAAGAGCATACGAAAAGATTGCTTGAAAGTGCAAAAATTACGCTTTTAAATTGTCCATTTTCTCAAAAAGAACTTGAAAATGCCCAAATTGAACTCTTAAAAGCAAATGCTTTTAAAGAAAACACTTACATACGCCCTTTAATTTTCTTAGGTGATGGGGTAATGGGGCTTTACCATATGAAAGCGCCTGTAAGAGTGGGGATAGCCGCTTGGGAATGGGGAGCTTACCTTGGAGAAGAGGGGCTTGAAAAAGGGATTAAAGTAAAAATTTCTTCTTTTGCTAGAAATAGTGTTAAATCTTGTATGGGTAAGGCTAAGGCAAGTGCAAATTATCTTAACTCTCAAATCGCAAAATTTGAAGCTATAGAAGCGGGCTATGAAGAGGCTTTAATGCTTGATGAAGAAGGTTTTGTGGCTGAGGGGACTGGAGAATGCTTTTTCATCGTTAAAAACGGCGTTATCATCACACCTCCAAATGATTTTTCGCTCAAAAGCATAACGCAAGACACAGTGCTTAAAATCGCCCACGATTTAGGGATTGATGTGCTTAGACAAAGAATTTCACGCGATGAGGTTTATACAGCAGATGAGGCGTTTTTCACAGGCACAGCCGCAGAAATCACACCTATTAACAACATTGACGCAAGGATAATAGGCGATGGCTTACGAGGAAAACTAACTCGAAAAATTCAAGATGCCTATTTTGACATAGTTTATGGGCGTAATGAAAAATACGCTTCAATGCTAACTTATATTTAATAAGGAAAACAATGCCAGCAGATTTAAATGATTATTTTAATAAGAAAAATGGAAATTCAAACGGCGGAAACAATCATCGCCAAAATTTTAATTTCAAAGCTCCAGAATTTAATTTTAAAGGCTTTGGTAAATTTACCCCACTCATTTATACACTTATTGTTATTGTGTTAATTTTGATTGTAGCAAAACCTTTTGTCATCATAAATTCCGGCGAAATGGGCATTAAAGCCCGCACTGGTCAATATGATCCCAATCCCCTTGAGCCCGGACTTCATTTTTTCCTCCCTTTTATTGATAAAGTTATTGTGGTCGATACTAGAGTGAGGCAAATCAACTACGCTTCACTTGAGGGAACAAATGAAAATTTAGGCATCGGCACGGGCGTGATTAATAAAAATAGCATTTCTGTGCTTGACTCGCGTGGTTTGCCTGTGTCTATTGATGTAACGGTACAATATCAATTAAATCCTATTCAAGTGCCTCAAACCATAGCTGTTTGGAGCTTAAACTGGGAAAACAAAATCATCGACCCTGTTGTGCGTGATGTTGTGCGAAGTGTCGTAGGACGCTACACGGCTGAAGAATTACCAACCAATCGTAACGCCATAGCCACGCAAATCGAAGAGGGCATAAGAAAAACCATCATAGCCCAGCCAAATGAACCTGTCGAGCTTAGAGCTGTGCAACTTAGAGAAATCATACTCCCAGCCAAAGTTAAGGAGCAAATTGAACGCGTGCAAATCGCCAAGCAAGAAGCCGAAAGAACAAAATACGAAGTCGAAAGAGCTAACCAAGAAGCCCTTAAAAAGGCTGCACTAGCAGAGGGTGAAGCAAATGCAACTATCATTAGTGCCAAAGGTAAGGCAACAGCTGTTAAGATAGAAGCGGACGCACAAGCTTATTCTAATAAAGAAATCGCTCAAAGCCTTAACACGCCTTTACTTAACTTAAAACAAATCGAAACGCAAAAGGCTTTCAATGAAGCCCTAAAGGTCAATCAAGACGCAAAAATTTTCCTAACGCCTGGTGGTGCAGTGCCTAATATCTGGGTCGATACTAAGGATGCTAAAAAGCAAACTGCAGTTAGCCCAAACTAGGAAAATTAAGTGGAAAACATAAAAGAATGGATTCTTTTTTATACTAGCCATTTTTATTTAGCAGATTTTATGCTAATTTTGCTAGTATTTTTGTTTTTCACTTGCATTTTATTTTTATGTATTTTTCTAAGCCATAAACCCATCATAGCCCTGTTTATCATAGCTTTAGACATTATTGCTTCATTTTTGATTTATATTTATGGTTATCGCTTTATCGATTTTGAATTAAGAAGTAGAATTACAACCATACAAAATCAAAGAATCATACAAAGCTCAGGTGCTTTTATAGTCGATTTTAACATCACAAACACCTCTAAATTTAATTTTAAAGACTGTAAAGTTACTGCCAAGCTTTATCAAAATCCAAACGAAAATGACAATTTCATTTCAAGCTTTAAAAAACAATTTATTGCCTTTAGACAAAAAAGCAAAAGTTTTAATAATTTAGAAAAAGGTAGCACCCAGTTTCAAAGAATAGCCTTTGACAATTTTGACAAAGAAGGCAATTATACCCTTCGTTTAAGTTCGGAGTGTTTTTAATGCAATTTACTTTTTTTCATATCCTCGCTTTTGTGCTTTTATTGCTTTGTTTTGCACTTATTTGCGTTTTAATTTTCTTAAAATTTAAACAAAAAGAACTTGCTCTCATCCTTTATAGTATTAATACAATATTTATGGCGATTTTAATTTATTCTGTTTTGACGACTATTAGCGAATTTACCACCCAAGCTTCACTTTCTAAACTTACTTACACTAGGGATTTAAGGCACGAAAGTCTCATCGTAAGCGGTAGGGTGCAAAACCTCACAAAATACGACATTAGAAAATGCTATCTTCATTTAAGCATTACTAACAAAAAAGAAGTAGGCGGTGAAGTGTTTGCGAGTGAAAATCTCAAAAATGCTACAATGAAAAATACAAGTGCTTCCTATACCATAGAAATAGCCAATAAACTCCCGGGTAACACCTATAAAGAATTCAGTGCCAAAGTCCCCTTTCCACCGAGCTTTGATAATGCTGAATTTTACTATACCCTAAAATGTATCTAGCGTGAAAATCTTAAATTTTTTCTATGAAAATCATCCTAAATTTGAAGCAAATTATGAAAGAAAGCTAAAGCTTTATCCAGCTAATCTTCTTTTAAAAGGTGCAAAAAATAGCGGAAAAAAAAGTCTTGTTTTAAATTTTTTATCCTCTTTTAAAAGTGAAGAAGTGCTTTTTATCGACCTTGAAGATGTGCGTTTTGAAAGAAAAAGTTTAGAAAATTTAGCCCCATTTTTAAAGCAAAATTCACAAATTCAAATCCTCTGCCTTTACAATGCAAATGATACAAACCTAAACTTTGAAAGCCCAATCAATACTATCGTTTGCACAAATAATAATGCGTTAAACTTGAAAGGATTTAAAGAACTTTATTTGGATTTTTGTGATTTTGAGGAATTTATTAGTATTAGCAAAAAAAATCTTCCTATACAACAACTCTTAGGACTTTTCTTGCAAAACGGACAAAAAGAAGAAAATAAAATCATAAAAGAAGATTACACGCCTTTGGAGCTTGAAATTCTAAAATATCTCGCCCTAAATTTAGGGAAAGAAATCAGCATCAACCAACTCTTTCTTTTTCTTAAAGAAAAAATTAAAACCTCAAAAGATAGCGTTTATAAAAGCATAAAAGAACTAGAAAATCGCTTCATCATCACGATTTTGACGCACGGAGAAAAAAGGCTTTTTAAAATTTATTTTAAAGATTTTAGCCTCAAAAATGCCCTTTGCATACAAAAAAATTTCAATGCCCTCTTTGAAAATATGCTTTTATGTGAGCTTTTTAAATGCAAAGAAAAGCTTTTTTATAATAAATTTTTCCACTTCTACACGGCAAATCACGCCTACATCTCAAGTCCCACTTTAGATATAGATTTAATCAAATTAAGAGCGAAAAAAATTCTACCAAAAGCACTTGAACTTGGAATTTTTCACATCGTTTTCATCACACTTTCAAGCGAAGAATCTTTTTTCGAGCAAGGCGTAAAATTTGAAATTTTACCATTTGACAAGTGGGCTTTGAGCTTTTAAATCATACTTTATAAGCTCGTATTTTTGTATCACTTGACTTATCATTTTAACATAACGCCCCCCAAGCTCAGAGTAAGAATGAAGGCTTAAAGCAGCCTCAAGTCCGTTAAATTCCTTGCCTTTCTTGGCATATTCGTAGCGTTTTTGGCGAAAATTCTCATAAGCAAAATGACGATTTAAATTAAGCAAATAAGAATCCACGCTTTCTTCTAAACTATCAAAAATGCGAATTTTATGCTTAGAATTTGGCGCTCTATTTTCAGGCACTATGCCCTCCTCCCCCCAAGTCCATTCTCCAAAAAGATTATTTGCCTCTCTTGCAAAACGACTTGTTGCAGTTGCACTTTCGATTAAAGCTTGTGCCATCGCTAAAGACTTAGGCAAAAGACGGATTTTTTTATCATACTCTTCCCAAGAAAAAAGATTTTTCACGCGGTATTTTTCCCTTAGTTGCGCGAGCTTTGTCAAACCTTCGCTTTCCCTAAAACCTTGTTTTGCTCCATTTTCTAAAAAAGTTTTTACAAAAGCTCTTTCCTGTGCTATCTTGGCAAAAGATTTATCTAAAAGCGAGTCCATTTTTGTGAAAAAAACCGCCCTTCTTTCTTCATTTGAAAGCTCATAATAGCTCTCATCAAAACCCGCAAAGCTAACAATACAAAAAAAACTAAGAAAAATAATAATTTGCTTCAAAACAACACTTCACCTTACCCTTAAAATAAATTTTTTCATCTTTTAACCTAAAACTAAGCTCCTCCCCACTTTTTGGCACCACCTTAACCTTATCTTTCATCTTTTTTTGTAAATATGCTAGATAAAAACTTGCCGCCATTCCCGTTCCACAAGCTAAGGTTTCATCTTCCACGCCCCGCTCAAAAGTTCGCACTTTTAACAATTTTTCATTTACAATTTGCGCGAAATTCACATTAGCATTGTATTTTTTCCTTAAAATTTGGCAGGTTTTTCTGTCAAATTCCTCTACATTTTTACAAAAATGCACCAAATGAGGCACTCCTGTATCGCAGTATTGCCACATTTTGCCCTCAAATTCAAAAGGCTCTTTGACATCTTTAACCTCGCTTAAAGCAACCTCAACGCCATTTTTCTTAATACTCGCCTCAATCACCCCCACCTCACTTAAAAAGCTCATCTTAGGATTGACACCATTGACATAATATGCAAAATGAGCAGCAGCTCTTGAGCCATTACCACACATCGCGGCTCTCGAGCCGTCTTTGTTGTAAAATTCCCATTCAAAATCATATTTTTCGTGTGGTAAAATCACTATCATACCATCAGCCCCCACGCCCTCATAGCGGTTACATAAAATTCGAGCTAGTTCGCTTCGATTTGCCCTTTTGCCTGCATTAAAAATTACAAAATCATTTCCACTCGCACAATATTTAAAAAACTTCATCTTTGTTCCTTTCTAGACTTTTGATGAATTTAACACAATTTTGCCTAAATTCTTCATAAGAGCCGATATTTTCTATAATAAAATCCGCCATTTCACGCTTTTTTTCTATATCCATTTGTGCTTCGATTCTTTTTAATGCCTCATCATCGTTTAAATTATCTCTTCGTTTTAATCTTTCTAAGCTTAAATCCTTTGGGGCATAAATAAGAATGCTTTTTCCCAAATTTTTATAAAACCCACTTTCAAAAAAAAGTGGAATTTCCACAAAAAAAATCTTTCCCTTTTCTTCTAAAATTTGCATTTTTTTTAAAAGCTCTTTACGAATTTTTGGGTGCATAAAACTTTCTAATTTCGCCTTAGCATTTTTGTCATTAAATACTAAATTTGCAAGAGCTTTTTTATCTAGCTTGCCATTTTCATCTAGCTTTAAAGAAAAAATTTGTGCTAAAGCTTTAGCATTTTTTTGTGTGATTTCATTAGAAATAATGTCCGCACTAAGACTTTCAAAACCCATATCATTCATTATTTTCAAAAAAGAACTTTTCCCACAAGCAATACTAGCACTCACAAAATAAGCATTTTTCATTTTATACCTTATCGCAACTTTTTTTCATTAAAATATCCTTTAAATTCTTAAAGGCAAATAAATGATTTCATACGAAGATGCTGGAGTAAGTATAGATAATGGCAACGCCTTTGTAGAGGCTATCAAACCCCTTGTGAATGAAACTTTTAATAAAAATGTTATCGGGGGCATAGGTTCTTTTGCTGGGGCTTTTAGATTGCCAAGCGGCTATGAAAAGCCTGTGATTTTAGGAGCGACTGATGGGGTTGGCACTAAACTTCGTCTAGCCATCGATGCAAAACGCTACGATACCATAGGGCAGGATTTAGTGGCGATGTGCGTAAATGATTTGATTTGTAATTTTGCTACGCCTTTATTTTTTCTTGATTATTACGCTACGGCAAAACTTGAAGTAGAGGTCGCAAAAGCTGTGGTTGAGGGCATAGCTAAGGGTTGTAAGATGGCAAATTGTGCTTTAATAGGCGGTGAAACGGCTGAAATGCCCGGAATGTATGCTAAAGATGATTTTGACTTAGCTGGTTTTGCGGTAGGTATAGCTGAAGAATATGAGCTTGAACGCGCATCTTATGTAAAAAATGGGGATTTGCTCTTAGCACTTCCTAGCTCGGGGCTTCATTCTAACGGCTATTCTTTGGCAAGAAAAGTGCTTTTTGAAAGCCTTAAAATGGAGTTTAACGATAAAATTGACGGAAAAAATTTAATCGACATCTTACTTGAGCCTACACGCATTTATGTGAAAGATTTTTTAAATTTAAAGCCTTATATTAATGCTTTAGCACATATCACGGGTGGGGGCTTAGTCGAAAATTTACCGCGTGTTTTACCGCGTGGTATGGGTGCTGTGATAAGAAAGCATCATTTAAAAACTCCAGAAATTTTCTACCGCATAGGCGAAAAAGTCGAAGAAAGTGAGATGTATAGAAGCTTTAATATGGGCGTTGGCTTGGTGCTTGTGGTTAGCCCTCAAAATGCCTCTAAGGTGCTTGAAAGCTCAGATGCCTTTATCATAGGGGAAATTGTGATAAATGAAGGGGTCGTTTTAGAGTGAGACGCATCGTTTTTCATCAAAACGGCTTTGGCGATTTACTCGTATGCTTTAAGGCTCTTTATGCCATAAAATGCCTTTATCCAAAGGATAAACTCATCTTAGCACAAAAGGGCTTTAGCGATGAAAACTTTCTTCAAAATATCCCTTTCATTGATGAAATTTATACTGGGGGGGGGGGGGTAAGGATTTTGAAAATTTAAAAAGCGATATTTTTATCACCAATATAAGAAATTCACATTTTTTCAAAACACTGCACAAATTTCAATTTAAACGCATTATCGCCCAGCCTCATCTTCTTAGTCTTTTATATCATTTTGACACACCTCTGCCTTACCGAAGGACTAAACTTCATATGAGCGAAATTGCTCTAAAACTCGTAAGAGCCATAGATAAAAAGCATTATGATATGAATTTTTCTAAGATTAATTTTAAAGAAGTGAAAAATTTACTTCCCAGTGATGATACTTTAAGCGAAAAATTCTTTAATCAAAATAAGCAATTTTCCAAAATCATCGCCGTTAATGTTTTTGGAAATCAAACTGAAAATATAGGCTTTAACCCCCTACCAAGAACTTGGCTAAATTTAAGCGAAGATTTAGCCAAGCAATATCCTGAAATTTTGTTTGTTTTGGTCAATTTCACGCATAATACCTTACAATTTAACCTTAGAGAACAAGCTAATTTAAAAGTTTTCATCAATAACAACTCCATAGCCTCCCTTGTAGCTTTTTGTAAAAAGCTTGATGGACTTATCTCTGTGGATACTGGCATAGTGCATCTTTGCGATATTTTACAAATTCCAAGCCTCATTTTTATCCCAAAACATACTTTTTATAGGTTTAGTGGTGGAAGTTACGGCGGAATGTGCGATAAATTTAGTCAAGAAAATGGCTATCAAAAAAACTATGCTAAGATTATGCAAAACTTTTATAAAAAAGCAAATCACTTTACCACAAGGATCAAAAATGAAAATGCTATCTAAAATGGCACTAGTTGCTATTATTTCACTTACGGGGGTTAGTGCTATGGACTGCACGGCTATTTATGGAGAGGGAAAAGAGCAAATCAAACTCGCCACTGGAAGTCCGGGTGAGCTTGGACTTTTAGAAGAACTTGCCAAAGCTTTCAATGCTAAAAATAACAGCTCACTTTGCTGGATAAAAGCAGGAAGCGGGGCAACTCTAAAACTCCTAAAAGAAAAGCAAATCGACATCGCTATGGTGCATGCACCAAAAGCAGAAAAAGAAGCCATAAAAGAGGGCTGGGCGGCTAATAGAACCCTCATAGGCTCAAATGAATTTTATATCCTAGGTCCAAAAGACGACCCAGCTAACATTAAAAACGCAAAAAGTGCTAAAGAAGCTTATAGCAAAATCGCACAAAAACAAGCACTTTTTTACACTAGAGCGGATAATTCAGGCACGCATAAGAAAGAATTAAGCATTTGGGAAAGTGCAAACATCAAGCCTAATGGAAAATGGTATGTTAAAAATCAAGACTTTATGTTAGCCACACTTAAAAAAGCAGATAGCACCAAGGGATATTTTATGAGTGATTCTAGCACTTATAAACTCGCAAAAAATGAGCTAAAAAATTTAGAAATTCTTTACTCTAACGATAAAGTTTTAATTAACACCTATGTCGCTATGACAACGGAAAAACCCTCAAAACTAGCCCTTGAATTTGTAAAATTCTTAAGTTCAAAAGAGGGACAAGACATCATTACAAACTATGGAAAAGAAAAATATAAAGAAAATTTGTATGAAAATGCCACTTACGCAAAGCAGTATTTTGAGTAAAAGGAGCTTTTGCTCCTACTTATATCTAAAAGTGATACGCCCTTTATCAAGACTATAAGGAGTCAACTCGACCTTAACCCTATCCCCCGGCATAATGCGGATATAGTGCATACGCATCTTACCTGCTATGTGGCATAAAATTATATGTTTATTATCAAGTTCGACTTTAAAATTTGCATTAGGTAAAGCTTCAATTACATTTCCATCAATTTCTATGACATCATCTTTTGCCAAAATTTATCCTTTATAAGTCAATTTAAAGCCGTCATTTTAACAAAAAAAAGGTTTTTTTACAAGAAAAAAAATGCGTAAAAATATCGCTTTTTTTGAAAGCCTATTAAAATATTAAGCAAAAATTTGCTAAAATTGCCTTTTTGATTTTAAGAATTAGCCCCTTAAGGAATATAGATGAAAGATTTATTTTTATTTAGCTCTTTAATCGACCCAAGTCATACTTTTTCATACTTTTTTCACCTAGCCTTAGTCGCTTTAATTGCCATCATTATCGCTAAAATTTCCACGCGTTCAATGCAGCTTGTTCCAAGAGGGATGCAAAATTTAAGCGAGGCGTTTTTAGAGGGCGTTTTATCTATGGGAAATGATACTATGGGCAATGAAAAGTCCGCTAGAAAATACCTCCCCCTCGTGGCGACTTTGGGCATTGTTGTATTTTTTAGTAATATTATAGGCATTATCCCGGGCTTTCACGCCCCAAGTGCAAGTTTAAATTTAACGCTTTCTTTGGCGCTTATCGTGTTTGTTTATTATCATTTTGAGGGCATTAGAACGCAGGGCGTGGTAAAATACTTCGCTCACTTTATGGGACCTGTGAAAATTTTAGCCCCCTTAATGTTTCCTATCGAAATCGTCTCGCACATTTCACGCGTGATTTCTCTATCGTTTCGTTTATTTGGTAATATTAAAGGCGATGATTTATTTTTAGCTGTGATTTTAGCCCTTGTGCCTTATATAGCTCCACTTCCTGCCTATGTGCTTTTAAGTTTTATGGCATTTTTACAAGCTTTCATTTTTATGATTTTAACTTATGTTTATTTAGCAGGGGCGACCATCGTAGATGAGGGGCATTAAGAGCCTCTCACGCTACTTGGGATATTTAAAAGAGTTTTTTCCAAAATTTTAGTATTTTTCAAGCTATCCTTTTGACAATCTTTATACATTTTTAAACTTGCCAAGCTTTTCCACACAGGACGCACGAAAATTTGATTTTCAAGGCAAGTTTTTATAAATTCTTTTCTCACACTTGCCTTTTTAAATTTTAAAGCACAAAGCCAAAAATTACTTTTTTCATTTTCACCCTCATCGATAAATTGACAAAATGTGCTATTTTGAAAAAATTCTTTATAAATTTTAGCGGTATTTCTTTTATCCTCTAAAAACGCATTAAGTTTTTTCATTTGTGCTACAAGTAAAGCGGCATTGATATTACACAGCCTATAATTAAAACCAAGCATATCGTGCTTATAATGATAAGGGTGTGGGATTTTAGCCGTTGTGCTTAAGTGTCTTGCCTTTTTAGCGATTTTTTCATCATCGCTTAAAATCACGCCACCACAGCCTCCTGTGATGATTTTATTGCCATTAAAGCTATAAATTCCACACTTGCCAAAAGTGCCTAAGGCTTTATTTTTATAAAAGCTTCCAAGTGCCTCTGCGGCGTCTTCGATTAAAATGATATGATATTTTTCGCAAAGCTCTTTAAGCTCTAAAATTTCAGCACTTAAGCCAAAAGTATGCATCACCACCAAAGCTTTTATATGCTTTTTCGTGTGCTTGTTAAAGCATTTTCCATTTTTCACAAAGGCATTTTTTGCTAAAAATTCTCTTACAGCCTCCTCGCTTAAACTAAGCGTTTTAAGACTCACATCTAAAAAAATGGGCTTTGCACCCGTGTAAAAAATAGCATTTGCAGTCGCTACAAAGCTTAAAGCCTGCGTGATGACCTCGCATTTTTTATCCACACCATTTGCCAAAAGTGCGATGTGAAGCGCTGAAGTGCCGCAATTTGTCGCTACGGCATATTTTGCTTTGCTAAATTTTTTGATTTGCTCCTCAAATTCGCTCACAAATTTCCCCACACTTGAGACAAACCCACTTTCTATACATTCATTTAAAAGCGTCTTTTCTTCTACCCCAAGGCAAGGCTCGTGAAGGGCGATTTGCTCTTTTTTGTAAAGGTTTTTAATAAAGGCAATTTCTTTTTCAAACATTATAAATCCCCGTTTTATAAGCGTTTAAATTCGCCTTAATATAAGCTATGGTTTGCCCTAATCCCTCTTCTAAAGAAACCCTACTTTGCCACGCACTCACGCTTTTTAACTTAGAGCTATCGCATAGCAGTCTCATCACTTCGCTATTTTTAGGGCGTAGTCTTTTTTCATCTTGGGTGATTTTAAGCTCCACACCACAAAGCTTACAAATCAGCTCTAAAACCTCGCTCATAGCATACTCAATCCCACTGCCTATATTATAAACCTCGCCAAATTCGCCATTTGTAAGTAAAGTCGCAAAGCCCTCACAAGTATCACGCACGAAATTTAAATCCCTCTTCGTGCTTAAATCCCCCACCTTAAGCTCTTTTGCCCCACTTAAAATTTGCACTATCATCGCAGGGATAAAAGCCCTAGCACTTTGACGCGGACCATAAGCATTAAAAGGACGCGCCACAATCACAGGGAAATTAAAGCTGTAAAAATAGCTAAGGGCTAACATATCTGCCCCTATCTTACTTGCAGAATAAGGACTTTGAGGCTGAAGCGGATGTTTTTCATCAATGGGCGTATAAAGCGCACTCCCATAAACCTCACTTGTTGAAGTATGGATAAAGCGTTTTACGCCGTGTCTTTTGGAGGCTTCAAGTAAATTTAAAGTGCCTTGTATGTTGGTATCGACATAGCTTTGCGGTGCAGTGTAAGAATAAGGTATAGCAATTAAAGCTCCTAAATGAAGCACCGCATCCACGCCTTTTACAAGGCTATCGCAAAAAAAACTATCTCTTAAATCCCCACTGACAATCTCTAGCGAGTCCTTGCAAGGCAAATGCTCCAAATGCCCCCAAAAATTAAAAGAATTATAAAAGCTCAAAGCCCTGATTTCATAGCCCTTAGCGTGTAAAACCTCGCAAAGATGTGAGCCTATAAAGCCATCCGCACCCGTGATAAGAATTTTTTTCATCGTTTTAGCCTTTCTTGGTATTTGCTTAAATTCCTAGCTTTGAGTGTGTTTTCAAGAGGAATTATGGCAAATTCTAGTGTTTGTAACTCTGCGTGGATAAAGCCAAAAATGCTTTGCATAAAATCCAAATGCTCTTTAATGACAAGGGCATTTTTATTAAACAAATCTTCCTTACTTAAAGGATTTAGCACTAAAATTTTATTTAAATTGACATTAAAATGCACGAAAAACGGCTGAATCGCCTCAAAAATCGCCTCAAAAATCGCCTCAAAAATCGCCTCAAAAATCGCCTCTCTAAACTTATCAATCTTTTGCAAACACTCTTTTTCTTTTAAAAGTGCTTCTTCGAGTTCAAGTGTGTTTAAGCTTAAAAATTGCTCTTCTAAGTCCTTATGGGAATTTTCTAAAAATTCCTTAATCCTCACACACTCTTTCATCACTTTGCTTACTCTCGCATAAGCTTTAAGCCTCAATTCATCTTGCTTTTTTTCGTCAAAAGGCTTAAGTGTAGCCAAATCGCCCTTTTCTTCGGTAAAAAATTCCTCACAGCACTCCATAAAGGGCTTTTCTATCAAACCTTCTATCCTAGCACCGCCTTGCGTGGCGTTGTAAATTTTAATGCTTGTCATATCTTTTACCAAACTTTCCAAAATTTGCTTAAAAAATATCCACATAAAA includes:
- a CDS encoding GDP-mannose 4,6-dehydratase yields the protein MKKILITGADGFIGSHLCEVLHAKGYEIRALSFYNSFNFWGHLEHLPCKDSLEIVSGDLRDSFFCDSLVKGVDAVLHLGALIAIPYSYTAPQSYVDTNIQGTLNLLEASKRHGVKRFIHTSTSEVYGSALYTPIDEKHPLQPQSPYSASKIGADMLALSYFYSFNFPVIVARPFNAYGPRQSARAFIPAMIVQILSGAKELKVGDLSTKRDLNFVRDTCEGFATLLTNGEFGEVYNIGSGIEYAMSEVLELICKLCGVELKITQDEKRLRPKNSEVMRLLCDSSKLKSVSAWQSRVSLEEGLGQTIAYIKANLNAYKTGIYNV